A region of the Pseudonocardia cypriaca genome:
CGGTGAGCAGCAGCTCCATCGCGACGTGGTGCGGGATCCGGGTGGGCAGCCGCAGGGTCGCGGCGTCGGCGAGGGTGCCCGCGTCGATCTCGGGCAGCGCGAACATGGCCGTCTCGGCGGCGTAGATCAGGTCGGCGGACAGGGCCAGCTCGAAGCCGCCGCCGACGGCCATCCCGTCGACGGCCGCGAGCACCGGCTTGTTCAGCCCCGGCAGCAGCTGGATCCCGCCGAACCCGCCCTCCCCGTAGTCGCCGTCCACCGGATCGCCCGCCGCAGCCGCCTTGAGGTCCCAGCCTGCGCTGAAGAACCGGTCGCCGCCGGTGCGCAGCACCGCGACCCGCAGCTCCGGATCGTCCCGGAAGCCGGCGAAGACGCGGCCCATCGCGCGCGACGTGGCCAGGTCGATCGCGTTCGCAGGCGGGCGGTCGAGGGTGACCTCGAGGACGGCGCCGAGCCGCCTGGTCCGCAGTGGATCTGTCACTCGCCCTCCCCGACGACGGTGACCAGCGCGTCGCAGGCCCACGCGCCGCTCGGGGTGACGACCAGCGGGTTGATCTCCAGCGAGACCGTGTGCACTAAGATCGGGTTCAGCGCGGTCCCGACGATCCGCCCCACGGTGGCGACCAGCCCGTCCAGGTCGGCGCCCTGCGCACCCCGGTGGCCGGTCAGCAGCGGGGCGCAGCGCAGGCCGAGCAACGCCGACCGGATCTCGGCCGGATCGGCCGGCAGCATCACGTGGGCGACGTCGCGCATCAGCTCGGTGAGGACTCCCCCGGCGCCCACCGTGAGCACCGGGCCGAACACCGGGTCCGGCTCGATGCCGATCAGCAGCTCGGCGATCACCCCGGGCACCATCCGCTCCACCAGCACCGCGGGGAACCGGGCAAGCAGCTCCGCGGCCGCACCGCGCACCTGGCGCGCGCCGCGCAGACCGAGCCGGACGGCCCGCTCGTCGGTCTTGTGCGCCGTACCGAGCGCCTTCACGGCAACCGGCGCGGCGATGCGAGCGGCGGCCCGCACGGCGGCGGCTGCACTCGTGCAGACCTCGCCGTCCGGCACCGGGACCCCGCGGCGGCG
Encoded here:
- a CDS encoding enoyl-CoA hydratase-related protein; the protein is MTDPLRTRRLGAVLEVTLDRPPANAIDLATSRAMGRVFAGFRDDPELRVAVLRTGGDRFFSAGWDLKAAAAGDPVDGDYGEGGFGGIQLLPGLNKPVLAAVDGMAVGGGFELALSADLIYAAETAMFALPEIDAGTLADAATLRLPTRIPHHVAMELLLTGRWMDAAEAHRWGLVNEVHAADRLADRVLEVAARLAEGPPLVFAAIKEVQRESQRLTFAEAMRRIGNREFPAVAKLYGSQDQLEGAKAFAERRRPVWRGN